A stretch of DNA from Glycine max cultivar Williams 82 chromosome 18, Glycine_max_v4.0, whole genome shotgun sequence:
ATTATGCGAAGATCTCAAACATTCTTGCCATCAAAACCACCTTTTcttgcctctctctctcttcccccCTTTAAAAAACCATAATTATCTACTCAACATTTTGAATTGCAGTTTTTTTAACTGCAATTACGACAACCACATTGGGGTTAAGGCATAGTCATTTCAACCTGTGTTTGACAACTCCATATTTTGCCGTAATTGTCCCAACCTTGTTTTGAAATGAAACTGCGATTTAAATACACCTAGGGTTTCTAATACGTGCATTCACAacacaaaattgaaaatggCTTCTTCACGTTTTAGTtccattttccttctttctatcATCTTGACCATAAGCAAATTTGCATTGGGTGGGAATTTCTACGAAGATTTTGACAATCTCTTTGGAGATGTAAGGGTTGACATAAAAGATGAAGGCCAAAGCATGACCCTAACAATGGATGAATATTCTGGCTCAGGCATTGTATCAAAGAATGAGTATTTGTTTGGAAGATTCGACATGAAAATCAAGCTTGTACCAGGAAACTCTGCAGGAACTGTCACAGCATTTTATGTATGTCTTGTCCCAGACTCATTATTAAtcttttcttcatctttatAGCATtataaatcatgaaaaataagaataattaatctcgaccagaaaattatatttgctaatcaaacattttttcatcaggtgaacttttttttatatatataataaccacACAGATTGTGGAAAAGTTATTGATATGTGTTTCATGCACAGCTAAGCTCTCAAGGATCAAACCATGATGAGATAGATATAGAGTTCTTGGGCAACTTGACTGGTGATCCTTATTTGCTCTCAACCAATGTATATGCCGATGGTGTTGGGGGTCGTGAGATGCAGTACTATTTGTGGTTCGACCCAACAGAGGACTTCCACACGTATTCCATAGATTGGAACCCTGATCGCATAATGTAAGtaacaaaatatgtatatatatagttagatataggtttacaaatatttttggtAGTtagtccttttttatttttatcagtttaatttttaatttttaattttaatccttgtaaatttttaatttttttatttatgattctCATAAGTTCATGTTTACAGatactgaaattaaaaaaatataaatttacagaaactaaaaataaataaaatatattacagatactaaaattgaaaaaacaaatttataaaaaataaacttacaagaattaaaaataaaaaatattaatttctaggACTATAAACATATTTCAGCCTTAGATATATGCAACTACTTACTCATCAAAAGGGTTGTTTTTAAATGCATCCAAAAGGGCTAACTACACTAATTTCTCTTGAGATTAATGTTAATTACATTCAAACATTTTAATTgaaacatgcatatatatatatatatatatatatatatatatatatatatatatatatatatatatatatatataatcaactaattaaaaattagatatatattacttttaaagtaattattaaaaaaatcaacaatcttaccgtatataacaataaatcatAACAATGTGAGCACATTGTGATTAAATGCTTAATGCTAACCTTAAGAGGGacaaatatttatgtaattaacTTGTTCAAAATCATGTGTATTAGATCTCAAATTTACCTATATATGTTTCATTTGATTTCAGAATCTTGGTGGATGACATTCCCATCAGAGTTATGCTCAATAGGCAAACCATTGGTGTTCCTTTCCCTACAAGCCAACCCATGAGGCTTTACACTACCCTTTGGAATGGAGACTCTTGGGCAACAAGATGGGGGGCAGTGAAGCTTGATTTGTCAAATGCTCCATTCATTGCAGGCTTCAAACATTTCAATGCTAATGCTTGCATTGCAAAGGAAGGTGGTGCAAGTTGCAAGGGGTTCAATCGTGGCATATTTAGAGATCTTGATcaagaaagcaagaaaaaaatgCGAAAGGTCCAATCAAAATGGATAGTTTATGATTATTGTCGGGATTTAAGACGTTATGCTCATGGTCTCCCATTTGAATGCCGCAAGGAGAATCTATTAGATCAATCCAAATAGTAATTGCATTAATCATGCATTTTGCACCTTCGTTTAATTTGTTCAATTCAAATTATGGAATGATTTCCTAAAAGCTGAATTGACTATGACAGTAGATGTAATTGTTATGTTATATAATGTGTATTTGAATTGCCGTGAAAGTTTGTTATTCTATTAAAGGGGATGAATTTGAAGTTTTGGCCTATTATCCCTTTTGATAGAAATATGTCTTCGGAAGTGATTGTCTAttcaatgttttttattttactttttttttaagatctttaataaaattagttgaagagttagttaaaaattaaaaagtgaacTGATAactcaaagttaaaaaattatcttatacaaataattagtaaaattatatatttacgttttaaaaatattaattcaagtaatgtttccaaaaatattaagaaattaaaaaaaatatttattaaattgtcaaaaaaaaattaaatagtaaaagtaataataattaattagaatgTCTTGTCAAACACACTTTTATACGttatttaaacataattaaattttgtttggcTAATTAATggcattaacttttttttcgtTCAATATTGTTTCTTTTGAAATGAAGTGCATACAAAATTGATACTTGAATTTGTATATTGCTTCAATATATTAgctattgaataaataaaatattattcccTTTAAGAGAATGACACGCAAATTTAAGAATGcaatcatataatatatattatcatctataaaattattttttaagtttctaATGTGACATCTATTATTATTTCTCTcgtttatcttaaaatatttaagaggTAGGTAGAgtcaagaaatttttttttaaaaaatagtaattagtattctcttaaacttttaaataaataggaaataaaatcataaataaaatgctTAAATATGAGTTTAGACTctataagttcatttttttttaattttagtctccataaatatttttttttcatttttaatccttatacatttgtatttttcaattttagttcttttaatattttaatttttttatttttggttcacACTATAGAgattaatattgaaaaatataaacttacaagaaataaattcatatttaattttaaataaagaaggtgataaaatgatattttttaacgaaatatatatatagtcacaTTTACGTATATATTCATTGTCATAAAGTTGCACTTTAATATaatcaattcaaaaaaaattacattatatacATTTATAATCAATACATTGTCTCGGCCCAACTAAtcaatttatatttgaaaaaattgtaaaattggtcCTTCACTTTATCTTCAATTATGTATTTGgtccccctataatttaatttacaaatttggtCCCCCAATTTTATAAATCCCTGTAAAATTGATCCTGAAAACCTGATTTGGACGTTGATCGTTAACCTCAGACGTTGACTGTCACATGTCAACGTCTGAGTGGTTTCCCGTAAAGGCTTTattttttgtaggtaaaattgcacttttggtccctcagttttactccaatttcgattttggtccccTTATAGTTTAATTCATACatttggtcccccagttttataaatccctttaTAAATTGTTCCTACAAAATTGGTCTTTTGAATGGTTTAGCCACTGGTGCTAGAGACATGGTAAGTCTTGATAAATCTCACACTTCTTTTTCATCGCAAGTTTTTCACTCACTTGGAACCCAGAGAAAAATCACTATTTGTCTCTCTCCCACTTCCAGGGTTGTTCAACTTGGGAAAGTGGCGCATGAATCTCAACCTGGGTCTGAAATTTTCAGATCTCTTACTTTAACAGGTTCTGTAATAActccctctttttttctttttttgctcccCCATGCGATATTATGTGTATACGACTGCTTAAGTGGCCTATGTATGACAATggcatttttgtttgaaatttgaaatacaacttCTCCAGTAATGAAATTTGGCTGAATTTAtaaagggatttataaaactgggggaccaaatgtgtgaattaaattataaggggaccaaaatcaaaatttgagtaaaactgggggaccaaaagtgcaattttacctacaaaaaatgaagcTTTTACAGGGAACCACTCAGACGTTGACACGTGGCAGTCACACGTGGTAGTCAACGTCTGaggttaacggtcaacgtccaaaTCGGGCTTCCAGGACCAATTTTgcagggatttataaaactgagggatcaaatttgtgaattaaattatagggggacCAAATCCGAAATTGGAGATAAACTGGGGGATCAAAAGTGCAATTTtgcctttatatttttatctcttgCTTGCCCACAAATTCTAGGATATCCTTTTGGTACATGAAGAAAATTATCTCCTTGTTAATAATATCATCCCCCATATGAATCATTATAAGATTCATTTTTCTTGCATCTATAATTGACCtttatccatttttttattgatttcctATGCTACTGCAAATACGCATATAATTGACGTTATCCAATTCCCATGTTATTATTAATAGCCAGAATATGTCTTCTACTCCGTAGTTGGTGGTAATAAGGACCATGAACACACACCAATAGTGTCTACTCAAGTTGAAGGTTAAAAAGGTGATggtgaaaaaaatacaaagcaGGGAGAAGAGGAATGTGTTattagaaagaagaaaaaaaagggcgaaaatatcaattatttggAATGACTTTGATGAAGTTGAAATTTCTAGAGTGGGAAAAAAGAAAGTATGGCAAAGATAAATTATCTTTTGCTCTAGGAGGGGGGCTAGCACAATCACCCCCTTGAGGCATGCAGAAAAGTGCTTACATAAAAGGTTGCACGTGATCACTAAAGAAAATAAGCAACTTGTCATCCCCTTGAAGCCTTTTAATCCATCCAACCCATTTCTAATTCTAGGGATTAGATACACCAATGAGAGGAATAGAGAAATAGTTGTCATTGTTGTGTGGTTCATGAGCTAATATTTAGCCTTGTCAAGGATGAAGTTTGGATGTGGAAATTCCAATATCCAAAAAGCaagttaaaaaatgaaaaaaaaaaagttacggTTTAACAATGTATGAGACAGATAAGAAACAATTGAAGGTCTTGCTAAAAAATGTTAGCAATATCATCTTGAGAGTTGATATGTGCAAATCAAGTCACCAAGTTGTTGAGTACATGATTCTCACAAGTCATTTTATTGGTGCGGGGTGAAAACTTCAAAAGAGAGTTTTGAGTTTTATGAAAATGTCTGCTCCAAGGCAAGTTTAGTGTGGTTGTTGATGTTTTCAAGTGATTAAAGGCATAGCAAATTAAAGATAAAGTGTTTTTATGTTTGTTGACAATGCTGTGACAATGACTTGTGTTTAAGGAATCTTAAAGATAACTTATCACTAAGCACAAAGCTAGTTTTGAATGGTGACTTGAGTCATGTTAGATGTGCATACATATTGAACTTGTTGGTGCAAGATGGTCTTAGTAAAATTTGGGATATTGTTCACAATGTTCGTGAAAGTGTGAAGTATATCAACTATACTAATTCAAGATGAAAGGCCCTTTGAGATGTTGAACAAAAAcatcaaaaaagaaagaaaaaaaatctcatcattgATTGTCTAACTAGGTGGATTGTACAATTCAAATGTTGTTGATTACATTGAAGTTCAAAATTGCATTTTCAGCCTATAGTGAAAGAAACTTACATTATACATATACACTTTTACATGAAGATTGAGGAAAAGTACAAAAAGTTTGTAAACTTTTGGTGTTTAATATAGCTACACACATAATCTcagtcaataaatattttactactAATTTATATCTTGGAGAACTTTAGAAGGTCAAGCAAGTACAAGTGTTTTAGATCCTAGGTGCAAGTTTCATATGGATGACATTTGCTTTCCTTTAATATACaagtttaaagaaattgccaaggaaaatgTGGAGAAGGTATAAAGTTCATTTCAACAATTATACAATAGGTATGTGACATTGAATAGTGAAGAGCCATCCCCAAATGAAAGAAATGTTGTTTGCATAAACTAACTATCCCAATGCCTAAATCTTCTGTTATGATTAGGTTTAATCAATTAATGAGCCTTGTGCATGCAAAGGAAGCAGGCCCACCAACGAAATTAGAATTTGATGTTTGTCTCAAAGAGAATGTACATAttctaattaataatgataaatcTTCTTTTAGTGTCTTGGAGTGGTGATAACGACTGTTGAATCattccaaaacaaataaaattagaaaattctaCAGTACAGGATTAACCTAGGTCGACTCAGAGATACAATTCAATTTGGTTCTTACTTCTTCAATTCACTTATAAACAGTATGGAGAATTTCAACAAATAGTTTGTATGCAATGTAAAGGAATgagaaatcacaaaaatagaaatgaaggaacaaaacagaacaaaaaataaaatatgaatcaagtttaatagcatcaatccaattcactAAACTAAAGCAAATTGAATTATCATAGTTACTATGAATGATGTTTAGATTATGAAAGTTCATTCAATTGCATTAGAGATAGTTCAATTGAATAAATCCTAAATTCATTGAGATCACAAATTAGGTTGGAATATCATCTAAATAATCtatgattaaattttgaaattaggaaatgaatccaTAAACTAATTCGCTTCCAATCCTAAGcatattcataatcatgaaaatcaaaaataggattgaagagaaagatgaacatCCACAcagaataaaaatactaaaccaGAACTCAAATTCAGCCTTGCTTGGAGTGGATCCTTAGATTGATTGagtgtttagccttccatgatcATCATTAATGGAAGAGCAACAAAATTTGTGCAAGGAAGAACATAAGGCAAAAGAGggagaagaatgaagaatagttgagagaaaaagagagaaaagagtttAATCTTAAAACTTGCACAACAAGTTTCTAAAtctatttttgtataaaatgaagtaactaactaactaactccaCTAATATATAAGTGACTACTCAAAATGAAGGGATGGGCCTTTATTAGGCCCATCTAATCTACTTAgttaaactaattacacaagACAAAACCCAAATTCACAGCCCAATTATTCAAGTGTAGAGGTTTTGACTTTCAATCCTAATTTGACCCTTAAAATGGTAGAATTGGCCCAAGCTTATTTCTGACAAAATTGAAGCTCCTTTTCTTAGCTTTCCAATAACTACTCATATACTTTATTTGGAGTTTTGAAGTGTCCTATTGGCCTTTCACAAGGAAGATAGGTCAAGTAAACACAAAATCcgaaaataatcaataattcttaattaagcTCAATCATTTGCCTAAGACCAAAACTGAGTTAAGGTGGGAAAATATGAGTCAAAGAGGGGTCAAATAagctaaaaagaataaaaaaaatactaaactacAAATGCTTAATCAAGTGGTGGAGGAATAATAGCTTAAAACATAAGGTTTTATCAAAGATAGCAAATGATATACTAGCTATTCCAAAATAAATTGTAGCCTTGTTGGAGTCTACATTTACTATTAGTGGTAGAGTAATTAATAAGTATCA
This window harbors:
- the LOC100799528 gene encoding probable xyloglucan endotransglucosylase/hydrolase protein 25, encoding MASSRFSSIFLLSIILTISKFALGGNFYEDFDNLFGDVRVDIKDEGQSMTLTMDEYSGSGIVSKNEYLFGRFDMKIKLVPGNSAGTVTAFYLSSQGSNHDEIDIEFLGNLTGDPYLLSTNVYADGVGGREMQYYLWFDPTEDFHTYSIDWNPDRIIILVDDIPIRVMLNRQTIGVPFPTSQPMRLYTTLWNGDSWATRWGAVKLDLSNAPFIAGFKHFNANACIAKEGGASCKGFNRGIFRDLDQESKKKMRKVQSKWIVYDYCRDLRRYAHGLPFECRKENLLDQSK